One part of the Lycium ferocissimum isolate CSIRO_LF1 chromosome 8, AGI_CSIRO_Lferr_CH_V1, whole genome shotgun sequence genome encodes these proteins:
- the LOC132066135 gene encoding uncharacterized mitochondrial protein AtMg00860-like produces the protein MAFLTHEGHYQFLVMPFGLSNAPSTFQATMNSIFRPLLRRFVLLFFKDIMVYSMTWEHHLQHLTQVLQILREHKLVAKCSKCLFGQPQVDYLGHVISSKGLAVDPSKISAIQQWPIPKNVKWVRSVLELVRYYRHFIKQYATIASLLTDLLKKEPFKWRDDEQLAFETLKAKLSCTPVLALPDFTQEFYVEADTSGVGVGVPDGDQHPPNLEDKVLDWEGSIFMDQPAQVSSRIENGLGTIRKSQQIKQPNKSYRTMF, from the exons ATGGCTTTTCTCACTCATGAAGGGCACTATCAATTTCTTGTGATGCCATTTGGCTTGTCTAATGCTCCATCAACATTTCAAGCTACAATGAATTCCATTTTTCGGCCGTTACTTCGTCGTTTTGTTTTATTATTCTTTAAAGATATTATGGTTTACAGTATGACTTGGGAACACCATTTGCAACACTTAACCCAAGTTCTCCAGATTCTCCGTGAGCACAAATTGGTTGCTAAATGTTCCAAATGCTTATTTGGGCAGCCTCAGGTCGACTATCTTGGTCATGTCATTTCAAGCAAGGGTTTAGCAGTTGACCCTTCTAAAATATCGGCTATCCAACAGTGGCCGATTCCAAAAAACGTCAAATGGGTGCGGAGCGTCTTAGAGCTCGTAAGGTATTATAGGCATTTCATTAAGCAATATGCCACAATTGCTAGTCTTTTGACTGATTTGCTTAAGAAAGAACCCTTCAAGTGGCGAGATGATGAACAACTAGCCTTTGAGACTTTGAAGGCCAAGCTGAGTTGCACTCCAGTTTTAGCATTACCAGACTTCACGCAAGAATTCTACGTGGAGGCTGACACTTCAGGTGTTGGAGTGGGG GTTCCTGACGGAGATCAACATCCACCGAACCTTGAGGACAAGGTTCTCGATTGGGAGGGAAGCATTTTTATGGATCAGCCAGCCCAAGTCAGTAGCAGAATTGAGAATGGGcttggaacaattaggaaaagcCAACAGATCAAACAGCCCAACAAAAGCTACAGGACTATGTTTTAG
- the LOC132067544 gene encoding putative late blight resistance protein homolog R1A-10: protein MAYAALSSLMHTLEQLLQPNQRLVCGSCIQQLAESAYQNLCALQVFLEKATKETNNIEILKVIEKRIRDVVYKAEDRVDSSLRSVILADNGDDRERACRSFYEELQEVKKGIESLKKKVVQEFNKHGRKSAELARTSSSSRRYAAEHNSVVGMEDDFNTILDRLTGQTDELTVIPIVGMAGIGKSTLARKLYDDSSIRSRFDKHAWVTISEEYNETQMLREVVTSITGSNQEMRNDQLMEIVYRGLKRRRFLIVIDDIWSTEAWDQMRRIFPNDDNKSRILLTTRLKNVADYASCPDFPPHSMSFLSFEDSWILFTERLFRNDPYPPQLEEIGKHIVHKCGGLPLSIVVVAGLLGKEPTYDNWKKVEENLSSFFGTVSDLCQVILSLSYSYLPQHLKACFLYVGGFPEDTDIHVSKLIRLWIAEQFVKARSNKRLEVVAEEYLEELIDRSLILADRRRANGKMKTCKIHDLLRQLCIREAQMENVLHVKNENVPIFSEGISDQRRVIVALSNCTSHDFCWHGTGIICTTRSLVFISKPRFFYDLACPIISQFKLLMVLDVISINYDFSWVIPQLVHLRYVSARIDVAHSLAKLRNLQTIIVLSPDERELKLPLDIWIMSEIRYLHIGWNIHLPSPLEAESHGEHPLFLSNLQKLVLLSSPFLAKILRRTPNLIKLKVMSLNPVDWPAVLDSIILLQMLERVTILAKRHLAPMILARDFFLPNLKHLRLSSTHLAWEDMVVLANLPNLEVLKTRRAFRGTDLRLPEDVVFQKLKSLQLVWEHLERWEAGSDNFPMLEQLLLGCLYQLKDIPQSIGEIMTLKIIQIEDCSLALETSARQIQEEQESWGNSGLQVQISMLKFHL, encoded by the coding sequence ATGGCTTATGCTGCTCTTTCTTCACTTATGCATACACTGGAGCAACTCTTACAACCTAACCAACGTTTGGTTTGTGGAAGCTGTATACAACAGCTTGCTGAATCTGCTTATCAAAATCTTTGTGCTTTGCAAGTCTTTCTTGAAAAGGCTACAAAAGAAACTAATAATATTGAAATTCTGAAGGTTATAGAAAAGAGGATCAGAGATGTAGTCTACAAAGCAGAAGATAGAGTTGATTCAAGCCTGAGAAGTGTCATTCTAGCAGATAATGGAGATGACCGAGAAAGGGCTTGTAGATCCTTCTATGAGGAATTGCAAGAAGTGAAGAAAGGAATTGAGTCTCTCAAGAAAAAGGTGGTGCAAGAGTTTAACAAGCATGGAAGAAAATCTGCAGAGTTAGCAAGAACTTCTTCATCATCAAGAAGGTATGCAGCTGAGCACAATTCTGTTGTTGGAATGGAGGATGACTTCAATACCATACTAGATCGCCTCACCGGACAAACAGATGAGTTAACTGTCATACCAATTGTCGGTATGGCTGGTATAGGTAAGTCCACTCTTGCTAGAAAACTTTATGATGATTCATCTATTCGTTCGAGATTTGATAAACATGCATGGGTCACTATCTCTGAAGAATACAATGAAACACAAATGCTTCGTGAAGTTGTCACCTCAATTACTGGAAGCAATCAAGAAATGAGAAACGATCAACTGATGGAGATTGTGTATAGAGGTCTGAAGCGTAGGAGATTTCTAATTGTCATAGATGATATTTGGAGTACTGAGGCTTGGGACCAAATGCGAAGAATATTTCCAAATGATGACAATAAAAGCCGAATTCTATTAACCACTCGGCTCAAAAATGTTGCTGATTATGCCAGCTGCCCCGATTTTCCTCCTCACAGTATGTCTTTTCTAAGTTTCGAAGATAGTTGGATTCTATTTACTGAAAGACTTTTCAGAAATGATCCCTATCCTCCACAACTAGAAGAAATAGGGAAGCATATCGTACACAAATGCGGAGGATTACCTCTCtcaattgttgttgttgctgggCTTCTTGGAAAGGAGCCAACATATGATAACTGGAAGAAAGTTGAGGAAAATTTGAGCTCATTCTTTGGTACGGTTTCGGACTTGTGTCAAGTAATTCTTTCTTTGAGCTACAGTTACTTACCCCAACATTTGAAGGCTTGTTTTCTCTATGTCGGAGGTTTTCCTGAAGATACAGATATTCATGTTTCGAAGTTGATTAGGCTATGGATTGCTGAGCAATTTGTAAAGGCAAGAAGCAATAAAAGGTTAGAAGTGGTGGCGGAGGAGTATCTAGAAGAGTTAATTGATAGAAGTCTAATTTTGGCTGATCGAAGAAGGGCTAATGGAAAAATGAAAACTTGCAAAATTCACGATCTTCTTCGGCAACTATGCATAAGAGAAGCTCAAATGGAAAATGTTTTGCATGTCAAGAATGAGAATGTCCCAATTTTCTCAGAAGGAATAAGTGATCAACGGCGAGTGATCGTTGCACTTAGTAATTGTACCAGTCATGATTTTTGTTGGCATGGGACAGGTATTATATGTACAACCCGCAGCTTGGTTTTTATAAGCAAACCTCGATTTTTTTATGATCTTGCCTGTCCCATTATCTCACAGTTCAAGCTGCTTATGGTGTTGGAcgtaatatcaataaattacGATTTCTCTTGGGTAATACCTCAGCTTGTACATTTAAGATATGTTTCTGCAAGAATTGACGTAGCTCATTCACTAGCCAAATTGAGGAATCTACAGACCATAATTGTTCTAAGTCCTGATGAGAGAGAGTTGAAGCTCCCACTAGATATCTGGATAATGTCAGAGATAAGATATCTGCATATTGGATGGAATATACATCTACCCAGTCCTCTTGAGGCAGAAAGTCATGGAGAACATCCTTTGTTTCTTAGTAACTTACAAAAACTTGTTCTCCTTTCCTCTCCTTTTTTGGCGAAAATCCTAAGAAGAACTCCCAATCTAATTAAGCTAAAGGTTATGTCTTTGAACCCTGTTGACTGGCCTGCTGTTCTTGATTCTATCATTCTATTACAGATGCTGGAGAGAGTAACTATATTAGCAAAACGTCACTTAGCCCCAATGATTCTAGCCAGAGATTTTTTCCTACCTAATCTCAAGCATTTGAGATTATCTTCTACTCATTTGGCATGGGAAGATATGGTTGTGCTGGCTAATTTACCTAATCTTGAGGTGCTCAAAACACGTCGTGCATTCAGGGGAACAGATTTGAGACTACCTGAAGATGTTgtgtttcaaaaattaaaaagtctACAACTTGTGTGGGAACATCTGGAAAGGTGGGAAGCAGGTAGTGATAACTTTCCAATGCTTGAGCAACTATTGCTAGGTTGTTTGTATCAGCTGAAGGATATTCCCCAGAGTATTGGAGAAATCATGACACTAAAAATAATCCAAATAGAAGATTGCAGTCTTGCACTCGAGACTAGTGCAAGACagattcaagaagaacaagaaagctGGGGAAATTCTGGGCTTCAAGTTCAAATTAGTATGTTAAAATTCCATCTTTGA